A genomic segment from Spinacia oleracea cultivar Varoflay chromosome 3, BTI_SOV_V1, whole genome shotgun sequence encodes:
- the LOC110790928 gene encoding probable WRKY transcription factor 7: MAVELMMGAYKSSSDSFAARMEENAVREATAAGLQSVEKLIKLLSQSQHQHHNHLQNQQHPTSEDSLAATSNQDDDSDYKMVADLAVNKFKKVISLLDRTRTGHAHFRRGPLHHPQQLQQPQPKPIQVQPPQPQPSQQLLPQPKQQQQPQLVLESKPSHGSAFTRVYSSSSQIQRLPPLPHNNHPVQYSAPLGLPKPIDRKDSSTTINFSSSPAISATNSYISSLTGDTDSVQPSISSGFQITNLSQVSSAGKPPLSSSSFKRKCNSMEDSKCGGSSGRCHCPKRRKSRMKRVVRVPAISVKMADIPPDDYSWRKYGQKPIKGSPHPRGYYKCSSVRGCPARKHVERALDDAAMLIVTYEGDHSHPQSVTDATVAAALVLESS; encoded by the exons atGGCTGTAGAGTTGATGATGGGAGCTTACAAGAGTAGCAGCGATAGTTTCGCGGCGAGGATGGAAGAGAATGCGGTACGAGAAGCCACGGCTGCCGGACTTCAGAGCGTTGAGAAACTCATCAAATTACTCTCTCAAAGTCAGCATCAACACCATAACCACCTCCAAAACCAACAACACCCAACTTCCGAAGACTCTCTCGCCGCGACGTCAAATCAAGATGATGATTCTGATTATAAGATGGTTGCTGACCTTGCTGTAAACAAGTTTAAAAAAGTTATCTCCCTCCTTGACCGCACTCGTACAGGCCACGCTCACTTTCGACGCGGTCCTCTCCACCACCCTCAGCAACTACAACAACCACAACCTAAACCAATTCAAGTCCAACCACCGCAACCACAACCATCACAACAACTACTACCGCaaccaaaacaacaacaacaaccacagCTGGTGTTAGAAAGTAAGCCATCACACGGCTCAGCTTTTACAAGAGTATATAGTTCATCATCTCAGATCCAACGGCTACCACCTCTTCCTCACAATAACCATCCTGTGCAGTACAGTGCGCCCCTTGGCCTCCCTAAACCAATCGACCGAAAAGACTCATCCACAACCATAAACTTCTCATCTTCACCGGCCATTTCAGCGACTAATTCATACATCTCATCTCTAACCGGTGACACAGACAGCGTACAACCGTCGATATCTTCGGGATTTCAAATTACCAATTTGTCCCAGGTCTCTTCTGCCGGTAAACCCCCACTTTCTTCCTCCTCTTTCAAAAGAAAGTGCAACTCCATGGAGGATTCCAAGTGCGGTGGATCCTCTGGCCGTTGCCATTGCCCCAAACGAAG GAAGTCAAGAATGAAGAGGGTTGTAAGAGTACCAGCGATCAGTGTTAAGATGGCTGATATTCCACCAGATGACTATTCATGGAGAAAATACGGTCAGAAGCCGATCAAAGGATCTCCACATCCAAG GGGTTACTACAAATGTAGCAGCGTTAGAGGATGTCCAGCCCGCAAACACGTGGAACGCGCGTTAGATGACGCGGCCATGTTGATCGTGACATACGAAGGCGATCACAGCCACCCGCAGTCCGTCACCGATGCTACCGTTGCGGCCGCCCTTGTACTCGAATCGTCATAG
- the LOC110790923 gene encoding uncharacterized protein, which translates to MLSELGFPMKFVNWVMQCLYSVSYSILINGCPTKPIPAKKGLRQGDPISPYLFALGMEYLSRCLAALAEDTNFSYHPRCKKLDLTHMMFADDLLMFSRADEGAVKALFDAFTKFSLASGLEANLHKSEVYLAGVSDHVASSIVSSIGVPKGSFPFRYLGVPLTTRKLSFTDCKPLIDRTVARIKSWTSKFLSYACRLQLVKSVLFGIQLYWCQIFVMPKKVMKEIQRICRCFLWTGADADSRKASISWEQLCFPKSCGGWNLKDLTVWNKAAVLKHCWALALKQDRLWVRWIHAYYIQHRDFWTMPIPNGLTWSLRKIWHNREVFLQANGVDQFVQAGKFRIQKMYKFLHPVGAQVRWKRLICNSHASPKSTFIVWLAVQNRLATKDRLIRWQLNIDGICGLCQVENENLEHLFFSCSYSQEIWKQVLLSLGVNRTVLPWHEEVHIAVKKSRSTQKQACKYSIAFIESVYCIWLQRNAKVFRDHVDPVKSVVSNIMFNVECRCQ; encoded by the coding sequence ATGCTGTCAGAGCTAGGATTCCCTATGAAGTTTGTGAATTGGGTGATGCAGTGCCTCTATTCTGTTTCTTATTCCATTCTGATAAATGGTTGTCCCACTAAACCAATTCCTGCAAAGAAAGGGttgagacaaggtgatcccatTTCACCTTATTTGTTTGCTTTGGGTATGGAATATCTGTCAAGGTGTCTTGCTGCTCTTGCTGAAGATACTAACTTCTCTTATCATCCTAGATGCAAAAAGTTGGATCTCACccatatgatgtttgctgatgatttgtTGATGTTCTCCAGAGCTGATGAGGGTGCTGTGAAAGCTCTTTTTGATGCTTTTACCAAGTTTTCTTTGGCTTCTGGTTTGGAAGCTAATTTGCACAAAAGTGAAGTTTATTTGGCAGGTGTTTCTGATCATGTTGCTTCCAGTATTGTTAGCTCAATTGGGGTTCCTAAGGGTTCTTTCCCTTTCAGATACTTGGGTGTCCCTCTTACAACTAGGAAGCTCTCCTTCACAGACTGCAAGCCTCTCATTGatagaactgttgctagaattaAGAGCTGGACTTCTAAGTTCCTTTCCTATGCATGTAGGCTGCAACTGGTGAAATCTGTACTTTTTGGTATACAGCTCTACTGGTGTCAGATTTTTGTTATGCCTAAAAAGGTAATGAAGGAGATTcagagaatttgtagatgtttCTTGTGGACTGGTGCTGATGCAGATTCTAGGAAAGCTTCTATCTCTTGGGAGCAATTGTGTTTCCCTAAGAGTTGTGGAGGGTGGAATCTTAAAGATCTAACTGTGTGGAATAAAGCAGCAGTTTTGAAACACTGTTGGGCTTTAGCTTTGAAGCAGGATAGGCTTTGGGTGAGGTGGATTCATGCTTATTACATTCAGCATAGAGACTTCTGGACTATGCCAATTCCTAATGGTTTAACTTGGTCattaaggaaaatttggcatAATAGAGAAGTATTTCTGCAGGCAAATGGAGTGGATCAGTTTGTGCAAGCTGGTAAATTCAGAATTCAGAAAATGTACAAGTTTCTTCATCCAGTTGGAGCTCAGGTGAGATGGAAGAGATTGATTTGTAATAGCCATGCTAGTCCAAAGAGCACCTTCATTGTGTGGCTAGCAGTGCAGAACAGACTTGCTACAAAAGACAGATTGATAAGATGGCAGCTGAATATTGATGGTATTTGTGGTCTGTGTCAGGTGGAAAATGAAAACTTGGAGCACCTTTTCTTCTCTTGCTCCTATTCTCAGGAGATTTGGAAGCAGGTTCTGCTTTCTTTAGGTGTGAATAGAACTGTGTTGCCTTGGCATGAGGAAGTTCATATTGCAGTGAAGAAAAGCAGAAGCACACAGAAGCAAGCTTGCAAGTATAGTATAGCTTTCATTGAGTCTGTTTATTGTATTTGGTTGCAAAGAAATGCTAAGGTCTTTAGGGATCATGTTGATCCAGTTAAGAGTGTTGTTAGCAACataatgtttaatgttgagtgtAGATGTCAGTAG
- the LOC130469666 gene encoding uncharacterized protein — protein sequence MNGAQPAQRRLDMEPKPWVSLFKGSSLPSKGFALNFIAPTVCDGKPIAVLDKHEIQKMNDLWGNAVVMYVVGEKPSIGSILRFIAKEWHQVGKPQIFLHDEGYFVIRFQSKKDKESVLVAGPHMFFGKPMIVKPWTASFNFQEEILRVVPVWIRLPNLPLSCWGGDSLSRIGSLLGDPLYADECTSKQQRISFARILIEVDVTGDLPKSVQIQDPMGNIVKQVVEFEWLPPYCQKCKIVGHDCTQTRVNTTRFRPADVQRKKVVKVWKPKAVQPNVEPQTTDELTANDVVQEDDGENGELSVYDKPFTPIAPVLDEGWRVVSRRRRDIRTPAQTVGLAEVHLNGEELVAGSDGVEFPIDPP from the coding sequence ATGAATGGTGCGCAGCCAGCTCAAAGGCGATTGGATATGGAACCAAAACCATGGGTGAGTCTATTCAAAGGTAGTTCACTCCCTTCTAAAGGTTTTGCGTTGAATTTTATTGCTCCCACAGTCTGTGATGGTAAACCCATAGCTGTACTTGATAAGCATGAGATACAAAAAATGAATGATCTATGGGGAAATGCAGTTGTCATGTATGTAGTTGGGGAAAAACCTTCGATTGGGTCTATTTTGAGATTCATTGCAAAAGAATGGCACCAAGTGGGTAAACCTCAGATTTTCCTCCATGATGAGGGCTATTTTGTAATCAGATTCCAGTCAAAGAAGGATAAGGAATCAGTTCTGGTGGCTGGTCCTCATATGTTCTTTGGCAAACCTATGATTGTTAAACCTTGGACAGCAAGTTTTAATTTCCAGGAGGAAATATTGAGGGTAGTACCAGTGTGGATTAGGTTGCCTAACTTACCATTGAGCTGTTGGGGGGGTGATTCATTGAGCAGAATAGGGAGTTTGCTTGGAGATCCTCTATATGCTGATGAATGTACTTCTAAACAGCAAAGAATTTCATTTGCTCGAATTCTTATTGAGGTGGATGTAACTGGTGACTTGCCTAAATCTGTGCAGATTCAGGACCCTATGGGTAACATTGTTAAACAGGTGGTTGAGTTTGAATGGCTACCACCTTATTGCCAGAAGTGTAAGATTGTGGGGCATGACTGTACTCAGACAAGAGTCAATACCACAAGATTTAGGCCAGCTGATGTTCAGAGAAAGAAGGTTGTGAAGGTGTGGAAACCTAAAGCAGTGCAACCAAATGTTGAACCACAAACTACTGATGAGTTGACTGCTAATGATGTTGTACAAGAGGATGATGGGGAGAATGGAGAGTTATCTGTTTATGATAAGCCTTTTACTCCAATTGCTCCAGTGCTTGATGAAGGGTGGAGAGTTGTTTCAAGGAGAAGAAGAGATATTAGAACTCCAGCTCAGACTGTGGGGCTTGCTGAAGTCCATTTGAATGGGGAGGAATTGGTTGCTGGTAGTGATGGAGTGGAATTCCCAATTGATCCACCATGA